One part of the Sphingopyxis sp. TUF1 genome encodes these proteins:
- a CDS encoding fatty acid--CoA ligase, with translation MARDVSDLFTFDEFLTHWAAERPDRVALREEDRVYSYAELDDLTARAASALLAAGLMKGDRIAWIGKNSDLYFILFYGAARAGVVMAPVGWRLSPAEWAFIVNDTRAKMVFAGPGFEGLAEQLGGRLEHSPAVVDAAKAWAMIEGAQRTAFERSGANDAVLQLYTSGTTGNPKGAVLSNRNLFALRKHSSTLDLPYTKWDDDEAVLVAMPCAHIGGTGLGIMALAAGLPGIVLAEFNPDGVFDAVEQHGVTRFFMVPAALQMLLMHPRCASVDYSRLKYILYGAAPIPLELLRQCIQVFGAQFIQAYGMTETTGTISMLPPEDHDPAGNKRMRSAGKALPGVEIRVVDAEGNPLPTGEAGEVVTRSSNNMLGYWNLPDATANTMTDDGWIRTGDAGYLDEDGYLFIHDRMKDMIITGGENVYPAEVESAIFGHPAVQEVAVIGIPDAKWGESVKAVVVAKPGTNVDEADIIAWARERIAPFKCPRSIDVIDALPRNASGKILRKDLRAPYWEGYERMVN, from the coding sequence ATGGCCCGCGACGTTTCGGACCTGTTTACATTCGACGAGTTCCTGACCCATTGGGCTGCCGAGCGGCCCGACCGGGTGGCGCTGCGCGAGGAGGATCGCGTCTATAGCTACGCCGAGCTCGATGATCTGACTGCGCGCGCCGCCTCGGCGCTGCTGGCCGCGGGGCTGATGAAGGGGGACCGCATCGCGTGGATCGGCAAGAACAGCGACCTTTATTTTATCCTCTTTTACGGCGCCGCGCGCGCAGGGGTCGTGATGGCGCCGGTCGGCTGGCGGCTGTCGCCCGCCGAATGGGCGTTCATCGTCAACGACACGCGGGCAAAAATGGTGTTCGCGGGGCCGGGCTTCGAAGGACTGGCCGAGCAACTGGGGGGCAGGCTGGAGCATAGTCCCGCCGTCGTCGATGCCGCAAAAGCATGGGCGATGATCGAAGGGGCCCAGCGCACCGCCTTCGAGCGTTCGGGCGCCAACGACGCGGTGCTGCAACTCTACACCTCGGGTACCACGGGCAATCCCAAGGGCGCGGTGCTATCGAACCGCAACCTCTTCGCGCTGCGCAAACATTCGAGCACGCTCGACCTTCCCTACACCAAATGGGACGATGACGAGGCGGTGCTGGTCGCGATGCCCTGCGCGCATATCGGCGGCACCGGGCTCGGCATCATGGCGCTCGCGGCGGGCTTGCCCGGCATCGTGCTGGCCGAGTTCAACCCCGACGGTGTGTTCGACGCGGTCGAGCAGCATGGCGTCACGCGCTTCTTCATGGTCCCCGCGGCGCTCCAGATGCTGTTGATGCACCCGCGCTGCGCCAGCGTCGATTACAGCCGCCTCAAATATATCCTTTACGGCGCCGCGCCGATCCCGCTCGAGCTGCTGCGCCAGTGCATTCAGGTCTTCGGCGCGCAGTTCATCCAGGCTTATGGCATGACCGAAACGACGGGCACCATTTCGATGCTGCCGCCCGAGGATCATGATCCGGCGGGCAACAAAAGGATGCGCTCGGCGGGCAAGGCGCTTCCCGGCGTCGAAATTCGCGTCGTCGATGCCGAGGGCAATCCACTGCCGACGGGCGAGGCGGGAGAGGTCGTGACGCGCTCGTCGAACAATATGCTGGGATATTGGAACCTGCCCGATGCCACGGCGAATACGATGACCGACGATGGCTGGATCCGCACGGGCGACGCCGGCTATCTCGACGAGGACGGCTATCTGTTCATTCACGACCGGATGAAGGACATGATCATCACCGGCGGCGAAAATGTCTATCCGGCCGAGGTCGAAAGCGCGATTTTCGGCCATCCGGCGGTGCAGGAGGTCGCGGTGATCGGCATTCCCGACGCGAAATGGGGCGAGAGCGTGAAGGCGGTCGTCGTTGCCAAGCCGGGCACGAACGTCGATGAAGCCGACATCATCGCCTGGGCGCGCGAACGCATCGCGCCGTTCAAATGCCCACGCAGCATCGACGTGATCGATGCGCTGCCCCGCAACGCCAGCGGCAAGATTTTGCGCAAGGATCTGCGCGCGCCCTATTGGGAAGGTTATGAGCGGATGGTGAATTGA
- a CDS encoding ABC-F family ATP-binding cassette domain-containing protein, with protein sequence MAPPILSYEGLGLVQGSGWLFQDLDIYVGPRDRLALIGRNGAGKTTLLKLLAGRIDPDKGQRTIVPGTHVVMLEQEPDFRPFATLMDFAVAGSDGPPEHEVAAIADQLGIDMRRTAASASGGERRRAALARALAQNPDVLLLDEPTNHLDLAAIDWLESWLARYTGAFVVISHDRTFLTRLTRQTLWLDRGSIRRKEIGFGGFEEWSDSVAAEEARAAQKLDSKLRLEAHWLERGVTARRKRNQGRLEKLKEMRVTRAAMIGGPGVAKLGLANDDVRSKSVIAAEGVTKCFGDRTIIKNFDFRVQRGDRIGIVGANGAGKSTLLKLLTGEIQPDEGTITLAPTLDGIIIDQQRSLMSPEKRVRDVLADGGDWVEVRGVKKHIQGYLKEFLFDPGVVEASVGALSGGERSRLLLAREFARESNLLVLDEPTNDLDLETLDLLQEVIADYAGTVLLVSHDRDFLDRTVTVTLGLDGSGKVDIVAGGYADWEAKRVKPGSIKTKAATAAAPPQPTVRKKLSYKDQRDYDLLPVRIEAIEAEITEIETELSDGALFTRDNARFNALTAKLDALRTEKAAAEDRWLTLAEEVEALR encoded by the coding sequence ATGGCTCCCCCCATTCTCTCCTATGAAGGCCTCGGCCTCGTGCAGGGCAGCGGCTGGCTGTTCCAGGATCTCGACATCTATGTCGGGCCGCGCGACCGGCTGGCGCTGATCGGCCGCAACGGTGCGGGCAAGACGACGCTGCTCAAACTGCTCGCCGGGCGCATCGATCCCGACAAGGGCCAGCGGACGATTGTTCCCGGCACGCATGTGGTTATGCTCGAACAGGAACCCGATTTTCGTCCGTTCGCCACCTTGATGGACTTCGCCGTCGCCGGAAGCGACGGCCCGCCCGAACATGAGGTCGCCGCGATCGCCGACCAGCTGGGCATCGACATGCGCCGCACTGCCGCCAGCGCGTCGGGCGGCGAGCGCCGCCGCGCCGCGCTCGCCCGCGCGCTCGCGCAGAATCCCGACGTGCTGCTGCTCGACGAGCCGACCAACCATCTCGATCTCGCGGCGATCGACTGGCTCGAATCCTGGCTCGCGCGCTACACGGGCGCCTTTGTCGTCATCAGCCACGATCGAACTTTCCTGACGCGCCTGACCCGCCAGACGCTGTGGCTCGACCGCGGGAGTATCCGGCGCAAGGAAATCGGTTTTGGCGGTTTCGAGGAATGGAGCGATTCGGTCGCCGCCGAGGAAGCGCGTGCGGCGCAGAAGCTCGATTCGAAACTCCGGCTTGAGGCGCACTGGCTTGAACGCGGGGTTACCGCGCGCCGCAAGCGCAATCAGGGCCGGCTTGAAAAGCTTAAGGAAATGCGCGTGACCCGCGCCGCGATGATCGGCGGCCCCGGCGTTGCAAAGCTCGGCCTTGCCAACGACGATGTGCGTTCGAAATCGGTGATTGCCGCCGAGGGCGTGACCAAATGCTTCGGCGACCGCACGATCATCAAGAATTTCGATTTCCGTGTCCAACGCGGCGACCGTATCGGTATCGTCGGCGCCAATGGCGCGGGGAAATCGACGCTGCTGAAGCTTCTGACCGGCGAAATCCAGCCCGACGAAGGCACGATCACTCTCGCCCCGACGCTCGACGGCATCATCATCGACCAGCAGCGCAGCCTGATGTCGCCCGAAAAGCGGGTGCGCGACGTGCTCGCCGACGGCGGCGACTGGGTCGAAGTGCGCGGCGTGAAAAAGCATATTCAGGGCTATCTGAAAGAGTTTCTCTTCGACCCCGGCGTCGTCGAGGCCAGCGTCGGTGCGCTGTCGGGCGGCGAGCGCTCGCGGCTGCTCCTCGCGCGCGAATTCGCCCGCGAATCGAACCTGCTCGTGCTCGACGAGCCGACCAACGACCTCGACCTTGAAACGCTCGACCTGCTTCAGGAAGTCATCGCCGACTATGCCGGCACCGTGCTGCTCGTCAGCCACGACCGCGACTTTCTCGACCGTACCGTCACCGTCACGCTCGGCCTCGACGGATCGGGCAAGGTCGACATCGTTGCGGGTGGCTATGCCGATTGGGAAGCGAAGCGGGTCAAGCCGGGCAGCATCAAAACCAAAGCCGCAACCGCCGCAGCCCCGCCCCAACCGACGGTGCGTAAAAAGCTGAGTTACAAAGACCAGCGCGACTACGACCTCCTCCCCGTTCGGATCGAAGCGATTGAGGCCGAGATAACGGAGATCGAGACCGAATTGTCCGACGGTGCGCTGTTCACGCGCGACAACGCCCGATTCAACGCCCTGACCGCCAAGCTCGACGCGCTCCGCACCGAAAAAGCGGCCGCCGAGGACCGTTGGCTGACGCTTGCCGAAGAGGTCGAGGCGCTTCGATAA
- a CDS encoding SIMPL domain-containing protein, with amino-acid sequence MTKQMLAAMASGLALIAAVPAVAQQGGSMVTATTTQGPILSFSVNEEVRSRPDRATVGAGVTTTAPTAVEAMRANAAAMDKLIAAAKARGIKAEDIQTSGINLSPQYDYSNQTPGQPPRFLGYQVTNTVRAATGQIADVGPLLDALVAAGGTNIEGPWFGMKDADAQLVGARGAAIKAAEAKAADYARLAGYRGAELVSISEGGFAGPQPPMPYARDMAVAQEAKSTPVEPGRVSNTLTLNFQYRLVR; translated from the coding sequence ATGACGAAGCAAATGCTCGCCGCTATGGCATCCGGACTGGCCTTGATCGCGGCGGTGCCGGCCGTCGCGCAGCAAGGAGGTTCGATGGTGACGGCAACAACGACGCAGGGACCGATCCTGAGCTTCAGCGTCAATGAAGAAGTGCGCTCGCGTCCCGACCGGGCGACTGTCGGCGCCGGGGTCACGACCACGGCCCCAACCGCGGTCGAAGCGATGCGCGCCAATGCCGCGGCGATGGACAAGCTGATCGCCGCCGCGAAGGCGCGCGGAATCAAGGCCGAGGACATCCAGACGAGCGGCATCAACCTGTCGCCGCAATATGATTACAGCAATCAGACACCGGGCCAGCCGCCGCGCTTCCTGGGCTATCAGGTGACAAACACGGTGCGCGCGGCGACGGGTCAGATCGCCGACGTGGGCCCGTTGCTCGACGCGCTTGTCGCCGCGGGCGGCACCAATATCGAGGGACCGTGGTTCGGCATGAAGGATGCCGATGCGCAGCTCGTCGGCGCGCGCGGCGCAGCGATCAAGGCAGCCGAAGCCAAGGCAGCAGACTATGCGCGGCTCGCCGGCTATCGCGGCGCTGAGCTGGTGTCGATCAGCGAGGGCGGCTTTGCAGGGCCGCAGCCGCCGATGCCCTATGCGCGCGACATGGCTGTCGCGCAGGAAGCCAAATCGACGCCGGTCGAGCCGGGGCGGGTGTCGAACACGCTGACGCTGAATTTCCAGTATCGGCTGGTGCGGTAA
- a CDS encoding prolyl hydroxylase family protein, with protein MAGKDHVDMASSGADRTAARLAAVPGIRRAPTSKLEQFMLPRFLDAETCAAIVDLIDGDARPSTIADPNGDEAFRTSSTCDLDHRLPLVVAINNRLHELTGIPLEYGEPLQGQRYDVGEEFKAHTDYFDPHGADWDIYCAVPGQRSWTLMIYLNEPAAGGATRFLATGKVHQPEVGKLLAWNNVRPDGSTNPDTLHHGMKVRKGRKYIITKWFRERPWPWAEGELG; from the coding sequence ATGGCTGGGAAGGATCATGTCGATATGGCGTCATCGGGCGCCGACCGCACCGCCGCGCGGCTTGCCGCGGTTCCCGGCATCCGCCGCGCGCCGACGTCGAAGCTGGAACAGTTCATGCTCCCGCGCTTTCTCGACGCCGAGACCTGCGCCGCGATCGTCGACTTGATCGACGGCGATGCGCGCCCGTCGACGATCGCTGATCCCAATGGCGACGAGGCGTTTCGCACCAGTTCGACCTGCGATCTCGACCACCGCCTGCCCCTCGTGGTCGCCATAAACAACCGGCTGCACGAACTGACCGGTATCCCGCTCGAATATGGCGAGCCGCTTCAGGGCCAGCGCTATGATGTCGGCGAGGAGTTCAAGGCGCACACCGACTATTTCGACCCGCACGGCGCCGACTGGGACATCTATTGTGCGGTGCCCGGCCAGCGAAGCTGGACCTTGATGATCTACCTCAACGAGCCCGCCGCGGGAGGCGCGACGCGCTTCCTTGCCACCGGCAAGGTGCACCAGCCCGAAGTCGGCAAGCTGCTCGCGTGGAACAACGTCCGCCCCGACGGCTCCACCAACCCCGACACGCTCCACCATGGGATGAAGGTGCGAAAGGGGCGCAAATATATCATCACCAAATGGTTCCGCGAACGGCCCTGGCCGTGGGCGGAGGGGGAGTTGGGGTAG
- a CDS encoding Glu/Leu/Phe/Val family dehydrogenase, producing the protein MSAVWDFADFDDHEHVHMFRDRASGLTAVIAVHSTHLGPGAGGVRYWHYPQRAAAITDALRLSRGMSYKNAMAGLPMGGGKGVILADEGQAKTPELLAAFGRAVESLGGAYVTAEDVGITDADMVEISRQTKHVSGLPVASGEAGGDPGPFTALGVYFGIKAAIREGLGTDSAKDVRVAIQGVGSVGGGVARLLAAEGAKLTLADVNLARAKALAEELGAELADSAAIMEVEADVLSPNALGAILTEQSIAKLRVPIVAGGANNQLATALDGQRIHDRGIVYAPDYVINAGGIINVALEYLGQGSQDEVESRIHLIPGRLAEIWAESKASGTPASVVADRMAQKLIGRG; encoded by the coding sequence ATGTCCGCTGTCTGGGATTTCGCCGATTTCGACGATCACGAACATGTTCACATGTTCCGCGATCGCGCCAGCGGGCTGACGGCGGTCATCGCCGTCCATTCGACGCACCTCGGCCCCGGCGCGGGCGGCGTGCGATATTGGCATTATCCGCAGCGCGCTGCGGCGATCACCGACGCGCTGCGCCTGTCGCGTGGCATGAGCTATAAAAATGCCATGGCCGGCCTGCCGATGGGCGGCGGCAAGGGCGTGATCCTGGCCGACGAAGGGCAGGCGAAAACGCCTGAATTGCTTGCGGCGTTCGGCCGCGCGGTCGAATCGCTGGGCGGCGCCTATGTCACGGCCGAAGATGTCGGGATCACCGACGCCGACATGGTCGAGATTTCGCGGCAGACGAAGCATGTCAGCGGCTTGCCCGTCGCGAGCGGCGAAGCCGGCGGCGATCCGGGGCCGTTCACTGCGCTTGGCGTTTATTTCGGAATCAAGGCAGCGATTCGCGAAGGGCTCGGCACCGACAGCGCGAAGGATGTACGTGTCGCGATTCAGGGCGTCGGCAGCGTCGGCGGCGGGGTCGCGCGGCTGCTGGCGGCGGAGGGGGCGAAGCTCACCCTGGCCGACGTCAATCTGGCGCGTGCGAAGGCGCTGGCCGAAGAACTGGGCGCCGAGCTCGCCGATTCGGCAGCAATCATGGAAGTCGAGGCCGATGTGCTCAGCCCCAATGCGCTGGGCGCGATCCTGACCGAGCAGAGCATCGCCAAGTTGCGCGTGCCGATCGTCGCGGGCGGCGCGAACAACCAGCTTGCGACCGCGCTCGACGGCCAGCGCATCCACGATCGCGGCATTGTCTATGCCCCCGATTATGTCATCAACGCGGGTGGGATCATCAACGTCGCGCTCGAATATCTGGGGCAGGGCAGCCAGGACGAGGTCGAAAGCCGCATCCACCTGATTCCCGGCCGCCTCGCCGAAATCTGGGCCGAGAGCAAGGCGAGCGGCACGCCCGCGTCGGTCGTCGCGGACCGGATGGCGCAGAAGCTGATCGGACGCGGGTGA